The nucleotide sequence aatttttttgtaaaatagaccaccgttaaaataagcttaatggagttaagtttttttccgaattacaaaccgatgttttagggcttttgatcagaacgaggatacgagtcgattgttgtaaaacttacctcgaaattgtgttcgaaatggcttgaattttgttaattggaagttaaacacccgaattgaagccccgttttcgtgggttgggggcagtattttgaggtaagttttacatcaatcgactcgtatcctcgttctgatcaaaagccctaaaacatcggtttgtaattcggaaaaaaacttaactccgttaagctattttagcggcagactattttacaaaaaaattggacaaggtcggattattattggctaataactgacttgggattattatcggccaatttcagaaagatgggattattattttccaatttgcctttatAATTTTATCGTGTTTAATATGATTGCAAAAGTTCTTTTAgtaaaaaatgagtaaattacacggatggtccctgtggtttaccaaactTTTGGAtctggtccctagctttccaaaagtacacagatggtccctatggtttgcactttgtaacgcatttagtccccagctttttccaaaagtacatggatggacCCAGtggtaaaccacaaggaccatccatgtactttactctTAAAAGCTAGGGGACTacatgcgttacaaagtgcaaaccacagggaccatccgtgtacttttaaaaagctagggaccaaatccaaaattttggtaaacgacagggaccatccgtgtactttactcttaaaAAAACATGTAATTTGGTTTAAGAGGTTATATGTATCTGAATGCATTTTGGATGAATTTCAACCTGTTTGACTTTTTCAGATCTATTAGCTTAACACCTTTGACCTGTTTGAACACATAACCCAAAATTGGAGAGATTGTTTTTCGGATGCTGAAGGCGTTACGCTCACATCTTTAAGAATGCTGTCAATAATTATTGCAGGATACCTGTTTGAAGGGCATCTTACGGTGGACCAAGAGCCTCCACCGCCTCAATGGCTGGTCCAGTCAAATCTTATGACAAGCATTGCGGCTTCCATGTCTCAAGCGGAAACATCAGACGGGTCTAACGGTTTACCACAAGAGCTGATGGATAGAATTCAGGAGCTTATGCCTAACATAACAGACGAATCCAACAATCTACCACAGGAGATGATAGACAGACTTATGGCAATGGTATTTCACTCGTAATacacatctttttttttttttgtgaagtcAAAAACTTTTAATGTTGGCTTTTTTTTAAAAGTGCATTTAGGGGTGCTAAACAAGTCGTGTTCGCGGGTTCAACcggacccgaacacgacccgaacccgaaaaacATGTCACACATATGAACCCGACCCCGACCCAAAGGTTGACCCGAATAcaacccgttcaacccgaatttttttttcctgcaaattaatatattaaaattaaaatttactacaaaaaacacaaatgtatacaACACGATTAcattaaattataaaatatatgtcgatttctctttttaagttataataatggcataaaatacacacccaatttaatttatgacataaaatatattgtataaaaatataaaattagaGAATTGAGTTAAACAGGTCAACCCGACCCATTTAACTAAAagggttcgcgggttcaacctgaaactgacccgaacccgtttagactaaacctaaacccgtgAATTTCGTGATAGGTTtgtgtcgtgtcagaaattcacacccctaatgATATGTTTATATGCAGTTCCCAGAGGGGGATTCAGCCCCGAGAGCACCACCAGCAAGTAAAGAAGTGGTTGCAAAGCTTCCGGTAATCACTGTTACAACGGAGATATTGGCTAAGATGGGAGCAGATGCCGAATGTGCCATTTGTAAGGATAATTTGGTGGTTGGCGACAGTATGCAAGAGATGCCATGCAAGCATACGTTTCATCCGCCTTGCCTTAAGCCATGGCTGGTAATTACTTCGTTATCCCCCACCAATCTGTTGGACCCATTTTAGATATTCTTTTTTGGGCTTGTTTGATGACCCGTTTAAGATAAAATACCCGACCTTGCTACCATACTCGCATGTCACTTGATTTATGGGTGGTTCTTAATATGCCGTTTGATTGAACTCGAGTTGTGAGATTTACGTCTTTTTTTATTGCAGGACGAGCACAATTCTTGCCCGATTTGTCGGCATGAATTGCGAACGGACGATCATGAATATGAAAGCAGGAAGGAGCGGGAGAAGGAGGCCGAGGAAGAACGGAAAGGAGCTGCGAATGCGGTCCGTGGAGGtgaatatatgtatgtataggcTATTAAAAGGAACCTGTATTTGTGATTTTTTTTGTATGACATTGTGTTACCTTTTGCACTTAAAAAGTTGAGTATAATATATTTGATCCCACATACGTTCTAATAAAATGTTTGGATGATGGTAAGTTCTGAAATGTTAAtcaattgggggggggggggggggtagaagGAACTTGTGACATGTTGCAATGCCTGTTTTATCCGGGTTTGTAGGGTGTTTATCGGTTTGGTGGTTCAGTAAGTGAACCGAATTCAAAGTTTTGGTTTCTTTGATTGTGTAGTGAGCTGTACAAATAGGGGAATTCATAGCCTGATACTTGTAATTTGGGTTTCTCGGCTTATAACCAAATTGGGTTTTCCAGAACCGAAAACcctttttttgaacggcaaatttagaTCACTGACGGACCGGTGGAGTATCATCGTACCACCAGCGGAGCCACCCAATCATATCCAACCGAAAACCCTTTACCTAACTCAGTTTCGGTTTAATGCCGAACAGAAAACCGGATGTGTAGTTTTGAATGGTTTTGTTTTGACCTTCAAAAAGACTtatttttgctattcaaaaaggggtagcggcgcaacttgttgcccgtttaccaactatatcAATGTAAATTCAGGCTCTGGTAGTTGGGATCTAAAAAAACTGAGGAAGACTCTAAATAAATTGGTTATTTTATCGACAAAAAAATTGAACACCCTACGAGTTTTTAACAGAGTCGTGTGACCAAATTAAGAAAACTACAATGATGAGTGATCCGATCCATCTTAAGAAAACCAAAAACTACATGCCTCTTCCCTCCCCTTGAAAACCAAACTTCTAGTTTTTTTCATGCTTCTCAAAAACATTTTCAAGTAATCACCTAATTCAACATTTTAACGTCCATTCTAGCAATGAGATTGCATGGATCACAAGATTACACAATAGCTTAGGATAGTTTTAAGCTAGAACTAATACGATTGCATGGATCACAAGATTACACAATAAGAGGTTGGATCTTGTACAAGACAAAAATTTCATACGAAGTGTACGTAAGAATTAAAGAAGGATAAGTGTCATTGGCTTGAAGGGTAATCTAGTCCCTTCTCACTTAAACAACCCCCTGATTTCAAAtggctataactttttcatacgttaatttaaaaaaaaaaattggagcGTTTCATTCGCTTTAATTCGAGTTGCCTATtactatagttttcttaaaaaagtTTTGCATGATTTTGAATATCCATTAGTTCATTACATGATTACGTGATTTTAAATACCCAACACATGACtacatgattttgaatactcATTAGCTGATTACACATTCATTATAAATGCATTAGGTGATTACACATTCAGtatgatttgttataactaatattattacAATTATGCTTATAACGTAATCACTCAGTGTGGTTTCACATAAAATATACTATgatgaaatcacgtaatcacgaaataggtattcaaaatcacgtagtcacgtAATAAATACATAGTCAACCATTGTTACGTGATTACGTAATCATTTACTGCAGTTTCacatactataatgaaatcacgtaatgggtattcgAAACCACGTAGTCATGTGCTAGGTATTCAAACTCATGTtaatttttaagaaaactataacAATAGATTGCTCGAATTAAAAAGAATTAAATACTCGTTAATacggtataattttttttaaatattaacgtAAATTAATCATATAATACTATTATTCTGCAAGACACTTTATGATACATGGGAATTTAGGAAAAAAGCCCATCCTATAAAGCAAAAGCCAACCTAATAAATATCTACCATAATAACAAAAATTAATCATATAATATTGTTCTGCAACACACTTTATGATACCATAACTCTCATTTATTATATTTAGTGATAAAAAAATCAACCAAGTTTGAATTCTAATCCCATCCACAAAACTGTAAAATAATCCCTTATCTATTTCCAATTTTCCAGATCCAAAATCATCTTTCATTTTCATCTCTCTACTTTAGCAACAAACCCACGAGGGTTTCTTCAATCTTTGATCTACAAACATCTTCTTCTAGGATAATCATTGATTCGATCGCTTCAAAACCCTTAATCTTTTTCACCCGCCCAGACCCCACACATCTTGATCCAATCATTCGACTCACCCAGACCAATAAAGTTCAGTTTTTTCGTGTTCTTGATCGACTTTGTTGCTgcagttttgtgggttttgttGGGGAATCTGTTGTGGGTTCTAAGGCTGTGAGATCCACGAGTTGAGGGGGGATCTTGTTGGTGTATGATCTTGTAAACATTGATCTTTGTGGGGTTTGGTTAGTTGCACATAAGGTGTTTGATGTATTGCCGCAGTGATGCAGTCTGATCAGAGAAGGAaggtaatattattatttaacttGATACTTTAAAGTTAAAAGTGTCATTTTCTTGATCGTTGATGTTATCATATGATATTATGTTATTAGAAAACCTTTAATGGGAATATAGGATCTAGGTAGTTACAAGATTTAGGCGCATAGCGGGTCCGGTCCAGGCCATTTTTGGTTGTTCTAGACTCGTTTTCGGCTAGTTTAGACTGGTTCAAACTGTTCGAAACTAGTTTTGGCTGGTTGATTTGCGTTTTGTGGTAAAAAGTTGTAAATAATTTGATTACGCAGGGATCGGGGGAGTTCGATTTCTTCACAGAATATGGTGAAGGGAGTAGGTACAAAATAGAGGAAGTAATCGGTAAAGGAAGCTACGGTGTTGTTTGCTCTGCATACGATACACATCTTGGCGAAAAAGTAGCAATAAAAAAGATAAACGATATATTCGAACATGTCTCAGATGCCACTCGCATTCTTCGTGAGATTAAGCTTCTCAGGCTTCTTCGGCATCCCGATATTGTGGAAATTAAGCACATTTTGTTGCCACCTTCAAGAAGAGAATTTAAAGACATATATGTGGTGTTTGAGCTTATGGAGTCGGATTTACATCAGGTTATCAAGGCTAATGATGACTTAACACCGGAACATTATCAGTTTTTTCTGTATCAGCTTCTTCGAGGATTGAAGTATATACATACAGGTTCTAACAGTTATATAATAtggtcattatatatatataatatctttgtgtattctgattttgaaGTACTTCTTTTGCAGCAAATGTTTATCACAGAGATCTAAAACCGAAAAATATATTGGCGAATGCCGACTGCAAATTGAAGATTTGTGACTTTGGTCTTGCAAGAGTTGCGTTTAACGATACACCTACTGCGATATTCTGGACGGTATGTTTCTAAAGTATAAAATATAGTTTATGTTAACCTTCATGAatacttaccgaacgagattttatgttcatgttcgtttgttaaggaaatgaacgtgttcgtgtcgtttgttgattttaggCTACGAACGCAAACAACCGTACATGAACACAacctaatgttcatgaacacaaatggaaacaaacggacacaaacaagcgttcatgaacataatataGAATTTAATACATTGAtacttattaaaaaaattatttgtcTTAATTTTGAAGTattcaaataaaatataaaaacaaaaaacactaatgaactattgaacacaaatgaacacgttaccgaacgtgcACGAGGCCTCCGTTCATGtacgttcatttattaaacgaacggacacaaatgaacttcccgccgaacggttctcTGAACGTCTCGTTCGTGTTACAGCCCTAGATGGATGTGTTGAATAAGATTCAAaggttatattattttaatatgagtatattacaagttttgtcctgtACGTTAACACCATTTTACAGGCGGTGTTCTTTATCGCAAAAGTtaacgagttttgtccttaaagttccaaaatcctgcacgttatgtcctttagccctaactcagtctgattttttggttaaatatggtcatgtgctGCAAGTGAGGGTATTCTTGTCGTTTCACCTTCCCAGGGGCTATTTTTTAAAGAATTATTATTCAAGGGCTATTcgtataaaactgaaaaaaataaataaataaatatatactctttctctctctcttttatatctctctctctaatctgaacccaccaccaccacccacctcaGCCTTCACGCTACTCGTCTTCATGAAACACCCATCCGTAATCAACCCTGAATAAAACGACAACCCCGTCTGCACAAACCACATCCCCTGCAAAACAAACCCCCTGCTGGGGCCCCAACCGCGAATACCTCAACCCCTCATTTGAATCATTTCTTAACTCAATACAATGCAAACACAAATAGGCACAAGCAACAGATCATAATACTGGTTTCAATCCCATCGGGATCTTTCTTCTGTATTTAAAACAAAAAGAACTCTTCAACAAACCCGAGTAAACACATGTGACGGAATATTAACAGAATTTTTGTGATTTGTTACTGCACCTAAAACGGATAAGCCTGTGGAGATGAAGGATTTGGAAGCGCCGATGAGGAATAAGCCGGTGGTTGGGGTGGTCGGTAGGTGGGGGTGGTGTGGTGGATTTGGTGGTGGTTGGTAGGTGGGGGTGGAGGCGGTGAATGCTGAGGTCGGCAACGGTATTACCCACCGGAAGGATTCTCCGGCGGAAAATTAAACGGCCAAATCGCTAGATCTCATCCAGACCGGAACTACCATAACCACCCTTCACCCACCGGACGGATTCAACCAGATCGCTAGTGGAGGCCGGAATCGGTAGTGTGAGAGGATGAGAGAGAGGTGAGGTATTTTTAGGGAGAGAGCAGAGCTtcttttagagagagagagagagaggagaacctgtgatatatatatagagagagagagaagagagagggagagagagtgtgcaggttttttattttttatataattatcccCATTATATAAGTTATTTACTTAATAGCCCCTAGGAATGcgaaatgacaagaataccctcatgtgcaaggcacatgaccatatttaacgGAAAAATCagactgagttagggctaaaggacataacattcaggattttgaaacgttaaagACAAAACTCGttaacttttgcgctaaaggacaccGACTGCAAAATGGTGTTAACGTacaggacaaaacttgtaatttactcttttaataTTCTAAATTTTGGATAAATTGATCTAGGAGgctttataaattaaaaatgcaATTTGTGTTACTTGTGGCCCGTTTGAACCGTTTTATTTATACTTTTTGAGTTGTGGCAGGTTAGAACAGTTTTCTTTTTCGCTATACTTTTTTAGTCTATCCGTTTGACCCGTTAAAACATAACCTGAAATGGCATGTTCACAATTGTTTTTCTATAATATCGTCTAAAATTATGTGATTTGTTCACAGGATTATGTTGCAACAAGATGGTACAGGGCTCCAGAGTTGTGCGGATCGTTTTTCTCCAAGGTAAAACCGACAGTTACAATGGTTTATAATTCTATATAATGCAAATTCAACGCCTAATATAACTTGACCATGTTTTGTGCAGTACACACCGGCTATAGATACATGGAGTATCGGTTGTATTTTCGCAGAACTTTTAACGGGAAAACCACTTTTTCCCGGGAAAAACGTGGTGCATCAGTTGGATCTAATGACCGACCTTTTGGGGACACCATCGCCTGAAGCTATCGCCCGGGTTTGTTTACTTTATCATATTGAAAATCACTTTCACGACACACATCCAAACATTTCCACAGTTTATTTACTGtcgtgttatttttttttttgcgtaTTAATGTTGCTGTAATGACACAAGCAGATAAGAAATGAGAAGGCAAGGAGATACTTAAGCAGCATGCGAAAGAAAAAACCGATTCCTTTTTCACAGAAGTTTCCGAATGCGGACCCGCTTGCTCTTCGCTTATTAGAAAGAATGCTTGCATTTGAGCCGAAAGATCGTCCCAACGCTGAGGAGGTAATactttatctatttttatttacattttttttttaatctcaAAGCTatcattaataaaaaaataaatttatctTGCTTATTGTATAATTGTATCAGGCCCTTTCGGATCCGTATTTCAAGAATTTGGCTAAGGTTGAGAGGGAACCTTCTGCGCAGCCTGTTACTAAGATGGAGTTCGAGTTCGAGAGAAGAAAAATTACGAAAGACGATGTACGTGAATTGATTTATAGAGAGATTCTCGAATATCATCCCAATATGCTAAAAGAATTCTTGGATGGAGCTGAACCAACAGGCTTCATGTATCCAAGGTGAAGTTATTTGGAACTATTCCACTTATCTTTTTTTAATATATTGTTTAGGTAGCAAAATGTGCGGGTTAAATTGGGTAAATATCAGTGTTGGAAGAATCGGATTAATCGGCAACCAGTCGGCGATTAGTCGCTAGTCAGCCGACCACTGATTAATTTTAGGTAGTCGGTGAATTAATCGCTACTCGGCCGGAAATCGGTGATTCCGGCGAGATTCCGCCAAAACCTGTAAATTCTGGTGattaatcttgtatacttaaaaaTGGGTCGAGAAGGGGTTAAAATTTGTctacttaaaaaaaaaatacatatgaaaatgtgtgtatatatgatGGTGAagattacatataaaaatcccaATCTGATTAAAATCttgattaatcgctagtcggtaccccACTGGCTGACTGGTGCTTAGCGATTTTTACAACATGACATACGTTTTGtctttttttaaaacttttttttatagaTAATTTGTATGTTAAATATTTACCATTACTATCTCATTAGAACAATAATCTTAACTTATTAATAAAGTAATCTAAAAGCTGTATGCTTTTATATACATTCTGGCCGGCTTTTGACCTGTTTTCTTGCCAGCTAATTTTATTGTTATGCACATTCCGAAAATCAGACGAATTTGCCACCTGTATCaattctgttttatttttatttttatttttttttgttatggccCATTCAGAAAGTCAGTCGAATGAGCCTTTCTTTTTCATCCTTTTTAGTCTATGTAAATGGATGATACTTTCTTTTTGCTTTGATATTTAAATATAATTGAGATTAATCAATATTTATTATGTAGactgatttttctttttcattatTTACTTACCTTAATTTCACTTTACAGTGCTGTTGACCAATTCAAGAAGCAGTTTGCTCATCTCGAGGAACATTACGGCAAAGGTACCGCAGCCGCACCTCTAGAGAGGCAACAATCTTCATCATTACCAAGGTAATCTGTAAATGTAAttatgattacaaaaatcatattaTTTCAAATATAATCTAGTTTACGCTATAAAAAGTCCACTTTAAGCTAATTTCAACACGTTCGACTAACTTCTTTTTAAGCTATTAATTTTGAGTTCACCTGTTAGACGTACAGAAAAGCATGAACTAGTTTGAACAGtgattttgtttttctttttttctttaagTTCTTGGGTAAGGAAAGCGTGACACACGCACATCACATGCATGAGGCGTTGCTCTATGTACAactagggctgcaaatgaaccgaacgaacaagaccttgttcgtgttcttTCATTAAGGAAaaatatgtgttcacgaactgttcatgaacacttaccgaacgagattttctGTTTGTGTCCGTTCGTTTAGAAAATGAGCATGTttttgttcgtttgttaattttaggtaatgaatgttcatgaacacaaactaatgttcatgaacacaaatgaaaacaaacgaatacaaacaagcgttcatgaacataatatataatacaccaatgcttattaaatatttattcgttggaattttgaagtatataaataaaatataaaaattaaaaacactaatgagctatcgaacacaaacgaacttcccgccgaatggttcatgaactgttcgctgaacgttcagttcgtttgcagccTTATACACAACCAAATAAAATTTATTTACAGCCAGAAACTGCATCTCTCTCATCTGTCTTACATATCCACCTTTTTATCAAGTAAACGTTTCACAATATCTTCATCCTTTTTGTTGTTTTTACATATCAGCCTCCTACCTACCCTAATTTCAACCAGAAGCACATGAGGCGCTAATCCTTATGCCTCTGATGCTTTTTACTGAGCGGCTAACGtgcttttttaaaaccaagtttgaGTTCTGAAGTTGGTGTTTTTGCTTAACTTTTGGGTGGTGCAGGGCTTGTGTACTATATCCAAAAGAGACTGCACAAAGTACCGTAGAAGTTACAAATGGTCTTTCAAAATGTTCGATAAAAGACGTTGGGAAGCAGTACATGACAAACCCAGTGCCAATGACCAGACTTCCTCAAAGCATCCAAGGTTTGATTATTCACTGAGCTCGTCTCATGCACTATTATTTTACGATCTTGTTTGTTAATTACATATATAACTAGGAGTAAGATATTCACTATATATATCAAATTAAATGAATATAAGAAGATAGATatagtttttataagtttatAATGTTGCCTGTTTGCACTGATCATATGGAATATACAAGTTTCTGGCAGCATGAATCAATGATAATCTTATTATGTTCATTCTAGCCGAAATtgctttaattttaaaattttgtgAAACGTATCATTTTGCTCTGAAATTGATGATGTTTTGTGTATTTGTAATATTAATGTCAATAtgtattaataaataataaataatacatATGTTTACCATTGATACATTGTAATAaataggattaggatcaaatacaaaggatcctaattgtaagaagtgtaagaaggatttataaagtgacaagtgtccaataacctaaaaaaatccactacacaaaaaaacccactacaaaaaaaaaaaaaaaaaaccttaaacatccaccaccaccaaaaacctaaaccccccccccccacacacacatcacccaccctaaaaaaaaaaaaaaaattttttttttttttttgccgagggggtgggggtttaggtttttgggtgggggtggggggtgggtgtttagttttttatagatttttttttaggtttttggggggtggggggggggggtttaggttttttgggggttttttttgtgaggtatagttttttttttgttttttttttgccgggggggggggggggggggggggggggaggtttaggttttttggttggGGGgcgggggggtttaggtttttgggtggtggggggggggggggggggtgggggtgggtgtttaggtttttggtggtgatgtagtgggtttagttttaggttattagacacttgtcactctataaatccttcttacacttcttacaattagaagactttgtagaataacttgacccgtAATAAATAATCTCATTACCATCAATCAGCATGTACAAAAAATCAATTTGGGATCTCATTACATAGTATTATCTTTTTTAATGTATTTAAAGACAGTATGCTAAAAACAAATTGGGAGATAGGGTTTTGGGTTTGTGTCTAAAAGCTGATTATTGGATTATTGCTACGTAGCTacaatagagttaattacatagttagtccctgtggtttacacaaagtaacaatctaaggtactaatagtttaaaatcacttcTTAGTGTGCTAACTTTCCATTTTTTAACATGCGGGGGTATTAACGTTAATTCCCTGGTTAACTATTAGTACCTTAGATTGTTAGTttgtgtaaaccacagggactaactatgtaattaatacCCCCACATGTTAAAAAATGGAAAGTTAGTGCCCCAGgaagtgattttaaactattaatacCATAGATTGTTCGTttgtgtaaaccacagggactaactatgtaattaactcgcTACAATAATTATCAAATGATTGGATGAATAGGTTCTGCTTCTGTTTATTGATTATTTGGTTACAAATATAGGGGCAATATaatataggcaaaagatcaaatacaaataatcttaacatacaaattgaaggaaaactcaaaaagacaaggtgacatttttgtaattatcaataactttcaaagttactctacaaatataccccccccccccaagctaaaatgctaaaaactaaacccccaaaaaaccttaaaaataaaaaaaaaacacaatttttttaattttttaacaatttgtgtgtgtgtgtgtttttttttttaggttttttgggggtttagtttttagcattttagcttggggggggggggggggggaggggggggggttaggtttttttaggtatatttgtagagtaactttgatagttattgataattacaaaaatgccaccttgtctttttgagttttccttcaatttgtatgtttagtatgttaaggttatttgtacaagaactttacccataTAATATATACCCCAGAAAACTTCCATAACATTATATTTACCCAACAAAAACTAATAATATCTAACTCTCATATTCTGATGCAAGTTTTAAGGGAAGGGTATATAAAATTATCCCAAAAAGTAAATTATCCTTTCTAATTCTTGCATCATAAAAGTATCTCTCCTTTTTGCAGTCTAATGTCCTTTTGGCTCTTAAATCATTTGAATTTGTCAAACACGCGACTAGGTGATATACAACCGCAATGCATCAGATTTTCAAACTCAAAATGTTGATGATAACACTTCTTTATGTATCTTGACTTCAACAGGGGGGAATGCTGCAAGGCCCGGTAAAGTAGTTGGTTCCGTTACGCGTTATAACAACAACGATGCTCTCGAACAACGAAGGGTAGGTAGGAATACTCCGGTAGCCGGCCCGACCCATACCCACTTCCCCCTCCCTGCCTCTTCCTACCCTAGAAGAAGCAGCAACTCATCCGCCTGCAAAAACGATAC is from Helianthus annuus cultivar XRQ/B chromosome 9, HanXRQr2.0-SUNRISE, whole genome shotgun sequence and encodes:
- the LOC110877808 gene encoding E3 ubiquitin-protein ligase AIP2, which translates into the protein MDINHENELMQKLQDLQKQLGKKQMFEEAVSSIRSLLHQFYLSGSPSLRKLFFTVISRVATVLKTRYTSPGFWNAGLGLFLEAEQLVSESSEKQHLQTCIARAREQLNEVDNQPDESAQNTRNQGYLFEGHLTVDQEPPPPQWLVQSNLMTSIAASMSQAETSDGSNGLPQELMDRIQELMPNITDESNNLPQEMIDRLMAMFPEGDSAPRAPPASKEVVAKLPVITVTTEILAKMGADAECAICKDNLVVGDSMQEMPCKHTFHPPCLKPWLDEHNSCPICRHELRTDDHEYESRKEREKEAEEERKGAANAVRGGEYMYV
- the LOC110877809 gene encoding mitogen-activated protein kinase 15, with translation MQSDQRRKGSGEFDFFTEYGEGSRYKIEEVIGKGSYGVVCSAYDTHLGEKVAIKKINDIFEHVSDATRILREIKLLRLLRHPDIVEIKHILLPPSRREFKDIYVVFELMESDLHQVIKANDDLTPEHYQFFLYQLLRGLKYIHTANVYHRDLKPKNILANADCKLKICDFGLARVAFNDTPTAIFWTDYVATRWYRAPELCGSFFSKYTPAIDTWSIGCIFAELLTGKPLFPGKNVVHQLDLMTDLLGTPSPEAIARIRNEKARRYLSSMRKKKPIPFSQKFPNADPLALRLLERMLAFEPKDRPNAEEALSDPYFKNLAKVEREPSAQPVTKMEFEFERRKITKDDVRELIYREILEYHPNMLKEFLDGAEPTGFMYPSAVDQFKKQFAHLEEHYGKGTAAAPLERQQSSSLPRACVLYPKETAQSTVEVTNGLSKCSIKDVGKQYMTNPVPMTRLPQSIQGGNAARPGKVVGSVTRYNNNDALEQRRVGRNTPVAGPTHTHFPLPASSYPRRSSNSSACKNDTVETTIEVSGNGLQPRPPYVPRKVAAAQSGPGSQWY